The following nucleotide sequence is from Candidatus Melainabacteria bacterium RIFOXYA2_FULL_32_9.
TGTTCTGCTATGGTTAAGCGTTATTTGGGCGATACTATTGATATTCATGCCGGCGGGCATGATCTGATATTCCCTCATCATGAGAATGAAAGAGCTCAGTCAGAAGCTGCTTTTGATAAGCCATTTGTTAAATATTGGATGCATAATGGATTTGTTCTTGTCAATGAAGAAAAGATGTCCAAGTCACTTGGTAATTATGTGACTATAAAGGATATTTTGGATAAATATGATGCTAATACTATTAGATTATTTGTACTGACAAGTAATTATAGAATGCCTATAGAGTTTACCGATGAAGGTTTAAGATCAGCTAAAGCTGGTGTAAGAAGATTAAAAAATGCATATAATGATATAAAAAATATTTTAGGTGAAGATAAAATTCAGGAAGCCAGAGATCTTCTAAATATTGTGATCGATGATTTGGCTAAAACAGATCGCTTACCATTCTATAATATAGATACAATGCAGCATTTAGAAGAAAAAATACCTGCTGAATTTATGGAAAATATAATTAAAGTTATCAAAGACTTTATTAACGCAATGGATGATGACTTTAATACCTCAAAAGCTCTAGCTGTTTTATTTGATATAGCTAACTCTGCACAAAGACATAAAGATTTAAATAATTTAGAAATATGTGCATTCTGTGTTGCACTTTTGTTAGGACTATCTGATATATTAGGATTTAATCTTACAAAAGTTGAAGAACCAACCGCTATTTTGACCAATCAGCTTATGGAGGTAATTTTATCAGTTCGTAATACAGCAAGGGATCAGAAAAACTGGGAAATATCTGATAAAATACGAGATGAATTAGCTCAAATTGGTATAACTGTAAAAGATCATAAAGATAGAGCAACTACCTGGGAATTTAAGGATTAGCTAAAAGTAAAAAGAGAAAGATGATTAAATGAAAGATCTTCCTATAAGGTCTTATGCGCATATTGGTGATGCTGTATATGAACTTTATGCAAGAGAAAAGACTGTTTTGTTATCCTCAAAAGTTGATAAACTGCATAAATATACAATTAGTATTGTAAATGCAGAATTTCAGGTGCATTTACTGTACAAGATTCAGGATTGTTTGACTGATGAAGAAAAAGAGATTGTAAGAAGAGCAAGAAACTTGCAGGTTACAACCGCTAGAAGAACGAATCAAAAAATTCACAGGCTTAGTACAGCTTTTGAGGCATTAGTTGGCTATTTATATTTAAATAATCCAGAAAGATTAAAGGACCTATATAGCCATATAGATCCTTTAATTAGCGAGAAATTATCTGAAATTTCTTCTATGTAACCCGAATGGCTAGTGGTAAGATTACTAAATAATATGGCAAAAGCGAACACTTGTCATTGCGAAGGCTTTGGCCTGAAGCAATCCAGGAAATTCAGTATTTAAGCCTTAAAATTTGTAATAAAAATAAATATTGTTTGGATCGCCACGTCGCTTCGCTCCTCGCGATGACATCTTGTAAAATTACATCAATTCAAGTTAGATAATCTTATTTATTAAACATTTCAGAAGGTAAATTCATTATTGAATTCTGGTTAGTGATAATTGTTTTTACGCCAGGGGCTATTTTAGATACATATTCATATTGAATTAACTGAGGATTTGCTTTTAAAGCAGCAGCTTTTCTTCTGATAGCTTCAGCTTCACCTTCTGCTTCTATGATTTTACGTTGTTTTTCCTGTTTTTCTTTTTCAAGTATATAGCGCATTCTCTCTGAGTCTTGAAGTGCTACTTGTTTCATTTCAACAGCTTTTGCGAATTCATCAGTAAAGGTGACATTTCTGATAAGTATTTCAGAGGCGTTAATATGATATTTAGCCAGGGCTTCCTTGGTTTTTTGTTCAATCTCGTCTTGAATAACTTGTCTTTTTCCTGAATAAACCTGTACTACGGGATAATTAGATATTGTGTTTCTGACAATACTTCTCAATCCTGGTCTTATTATTTTATCTAAATAATCAGGACCGACTTCCTGGTGTATTTGCCAAATTTCTTCAGGAAGTAAATTATATCTGAGAGATAAATCTATTCTTATTTTCTGCCCATCAGCAGTTAAGCAGTTCAACGCATCATCTTTTATGCTCTCACCTTCCCCCTCTTGAGATGACATTGTATAAGTATTTGTTCTGACACTGTAAGAAATAGGGGTTTGAATATAAGGAACCAGTAAGTGCATGCCTTCTCTAAGAGTTCTTTTCTCAACTCCTGTAAAAGAATTAAATACTGCAACTCTTTTTCCTGCTTCTACAACAACTATAGATTTTGCCAGAGTTATAGTAACCAGAGCTATAATGAAAAAAAGAATAATCGGACTGTTTTTAAATTTGCCAAAAACCTGAGCATTAAGCTTATCTATGTTAATAACGTTATCGTTATTCATATATCCTCCTCTTTTTATATCCAGACTAGTAGTTTGGTATATTATCTCATATTTAGAGCAAATATCCAAAAATAATGAAGCTTTATATTTTTCTCAACCTGGCAATGAAGAATCCATCAATGTTTTGCCTGGATTGTAGTATTTGAAAATATCCTTTATCTTCTTGAACTGTCCAGGATAAATATGGTGCAATTTTATCCGGTTTAAAATCCTTATTACTTTCTAAAAACTTTTCTATTACCTGATTATTTTCTTCAGGTTCAATGCTACAAGTACTATATACGATAATACCATTATTTTTAACAAGTTTTGCAGCATTATTTAGGATTTCTAATTGTAATTTAGCAAGATTTTGTATATCTTCCGGAGATTTTCTCCATCTTGCATCTATTCTTTTTATTAAAACACCGGTATTAGAGCAGGGAGCATCTACTAATACTTTGTCGTATTTTTCTTCAGATACATATTGAGTGGCATCAGCTGCCTTTGTATTTACTGATTTAACGCCCAATCTCAAACAATTATCTTTAACTTTTTCAAGTCTTTTAGGGTTTATATCAACTGCTGTAATTTTGCCTTTATTATTCATAATAGCTGCAATGTGGGTGGTTTTTCCACCAGGTGCAGCACAAAGGTCAAGGATACTTTCATTTTCTTTAGGGTCTAAAATTATTGATACAAGTGATGATGACTCACTTTGAACAGTCCAGTAGCCTTCTTCAAAGCCAGGGATGCTTTTTATGCTATTGTGATGATGAATAATCATACACTCATCAACGATTCTATCATCGGAAAAAGATACATTATTATGTATAAAAAAATCCATTAATTTGGGCTTAGAAATCTTTAATGTATTTACTCTAATTACAAGTTTTGGGGCAAGGTTGTTATATTTACAGATTTTCCTGGTATCTTCAATTCCATAATTATGTATCCATCTTGCAATCATCCATTCCGGGTGAGAATATTTGATGCTAAAAGCGTAAACAGGATTTTTTTCAGCATCAGGAAAATTAATTTCGCTTCTTTTTCGTATGAAATTTCTTAATACTCCGTTTACAAAGGCTCCTGATTTTTTATCATATTGCTTTACAAGTTCTACATAAGAGTTTATAACAGCATAATCAGGGGTATGAAGGTATTCTAATTCATATATTGCTAATCTTAATGCATTTTTGACTTCGTAGGATAAATCTTTGAGTTTTTTTGTTGAAATGTTTTGAATGAAAAAATCAAGGGTCAACTTATGTTTTACAACACCCGAGACAAGGTTTTTTAACTCTGATGGAAAAATTACTTTACCTGAATAGAAGTTCAATATTTCATCAGCCTGGTTACTCTTTTCGATGATTTTTATTAATGCTTTTAAAGCTACTTGTCTTACATCCATATTAATTTAACCAATTACCTCTTTATTTTAAAAAGTATATCAAAAACCAATTTTCGGTATGAATTATCTTTATATTAGTGACAAGCCAGATGGTAGTACCATTTTTGGTGGTTTATATTATTCACATTGATAGGTTAATTTTTATTGAACTCATGGATGAGCTTTAAAATATCCAACTGTCGAATATCTTGTAAACATGATTTTTCACAAGATATAGGCAACAAATATTTAAAAATGAATGAGGTTAAATTCTACAAAATATTAAGAAGCTGTCTTGTTAAAGTTGAATCGTCTTGTGAATTGTCTTTAAACAACTTTAAGTCCAAAAGTCGAGCCTGTAATTGTATCATGGCCTGATTTCTACATTTTTAGTCAGACAGGCTCTAAATAATTTGAGATTGGTTATTGGAGATTTGTATTGGGGATAATTAAAAGTGACTACAGTTAAGGGTAAAAAAGAAGAGCTAAACCATCTTTTGCATTTGATAGCTTCAAGCAGCAAAACTATCAATGAAGATTCTTTTTCTGTGAAAGTAAATCCTTTCTGGATTGCAAGAAATTATAGTTTATGGCTTAGAAGACCTTTTCAATGGAAAATAAAGAGGATATTTGATCTTGTAGCAAGCTTTATTGGCGTTATTTTAATATCTCCGGTTCTGGTTTTAATAGCAACAGCTATAAAAATGGATTCCAGGGGACCAATTTTATTTAAGCAAAAAAGAATAGGATTATACGGAAAAGAATTTTATATGTATAAATTCCGCAGCATGAAGCAGGATGCTGAGGAGGAATTTGAGCAGATAAGATCTATGAATGAAACAAATGATGTAATGTTTAAAATGACTGAAGATCCAAGAATCACTAAAGTTGGAAAATTCCTTAGAAAATACAGTTTAGATGAATTACCACAGTTATTTAACGTGATAAAAGGTGAAATGAGTCTGGTCGGCCCAAGACCTCCTCTTGATCGAGAAATGGAGAAATACAGTAAGTGGCATTATCTTAAGTTTGCTACACTTCCGGGTTTGACCGGAATGTGGCAGGTCAGTGGAAGATCAGGCATTTTAGACTTTAATGAGGTAGTTAAGCTTGATTATCAATACATTGATAATTGGGATCTAAAATTAGACTTTTATCTGCTCTTAAAAACAATCCCGGTTGTAATTTTGGCGGAAGGGGCAGCATAAAAGCGAATTATCAAATTGATGAATAGATTTAAAATAATCAGGTTTATTTTAGCAAGTAGAGTTACAGGAGTGTTTAGAAATGGGGAAAAGTAAAGCCGCAATAACATTATTGTTTTTAGCATTAATGTTAAATTCGAATTGTGCTAACTCAGAAGAGCTATCCAGTGTGCCTGATGAGAAGAGCAATCAGGCAGAATTAACACAAGTACTGGATGTGGAGGAATTTAAGCAGCAATTGCAGGAAATTTCTTCAGTAGCTCCTGGCGCAAGTTCAAGTTATGTGAACGGAAGAGTTAAAACGTTAAGTACCAAGTATTTATTATCACCAGGAGATAGTATAGCTGTCTCTGTTTATGGTGAACCTGAATTTACTCAGCCAGGAATTTTAGTCAGACCTGATGGTTATGCGACTATTGAGCCTTTTGGGGAAATATTTGTCGCAGGATCTGATGTAGAAGTGTTAACCAGAGAGCTTAAAGCAAGATTTAAGTCTTATCTTTTAGATCCTAAAGTTTCTCTAAAAGTTAATGGCATGCAGACAGCAAAGGTTTATATTTATGGTGCTGTACAAAAACCAGGACTATATCAGCAGGAAAGAGTTACAAGCAGAGAGATAAGTGCAGGAACAACATCCGCAGTTACTCCAGAGTTAACTGTTGCAAGTGTTGTTGCAAATGCAGGAGGTATTAAATATAACGCAGACTTAAGACGTATTAGAGTAACAAATAATGCAACGGGTAGAAATGAAGAATTAGATTTAATGAAGCTAATTGAGCAGGGAGATGCGTCACAGGATATTTATTTAAGATCGGGAGATACGGTTTATATTCCTACATTAGAGTCTGATGCGCAAATTGCAGATAGGGATTTTATGCTTATTGCCAGTTCATCACTTGCACCGGCAGACTTTCCTGTCAGAGTAATTGGTGCAGTTAACAGGCCTGGGGTTCATAAACTTACCTCTAATAGTCCAAGATTAAATTCTGCTATAGCTGCGTCTGAAGGCTATATGCCTGAAGCTAATAAAAAGGTTGTTACTATTCAAAGAGTTACTCCTCAGGGAAATGTATCTACTTTTTATGTAGATCCAAATTCAAATGACTTGATTTTGCGACCAAATGATATTGTTGTAGTTGCTGACAAGTCAACCTCAGTGGCCTCAAGAGGATTTGATTTTATGGGAAATATCATATCTCCATTTGGCAGGTTTGCTGATTCATATAACAGTTGGGCTGAAATGTTTAATCCAACCAGAAGATATGATAGATGGTAATAATCGAGTAGCAGATATTAATGATAAGGAGAAAACCCGTGGAGAGTTTAAGCTTAGGCAAAGTATTAAATATACTTAGAAAGAATTTTAAAATAATCTTGCTCTTTTCTATAATAGGTTTAATGATAGGAGTTTTCTATGCAGTAGCTATATTTAAACCGATGTACAAGTCTACTGCAAAGTTATTGATTAAAAATAATACTCAAACCGAATATGTAACTGCATTAGGTACAGCTAATGATCTTACTCCTTTAACCAGGAACGGTAATCCTGCTTTGACACAAATGCAGATTTTAACCTCAGGAGTATTATCTGATAAAGTATGGCAGACAATTAGTGCAAAATATAAATTTCATGATGATCCTAAAGTTGGTGCTAAATTAATGCAAAAAGCTATAAATGTTCAAAACCCTGTTGGTACCGACATAATTGAGATAACTGCCAGCTGGTCAGATCCCAAAATAGCAAAAGATGTTGCCAGTGAGTTTGCAGCTGCATATATTGCTAATAATGTTGATCAATCTAAAAAAGGACTTGTTCAAAGTCAAGAAACTATAAACAATCAATTATCAAATGCTGAAACTAACCTTGCTACAGTTAGAGAAAAGATTAGACAATTTAGACAAGCTGCTTCAACAATCAATCTAGAAGTTGAATCTGCAAGTATTGTTGGTCAGTTAAGTGATCTTGAAAATAGATATCATGAGATAGTTGCCTCAGCAGGAGCAGAAGGTAACAGAGTTGCTTCTATTTCAGGAAAACTTGGTATTGATTGGCATAAAGCAATTAATTCTGTTGCTTTAGGTCATAATGCAAATATAACAGCTTTACAAACCAGACTTGGTGAAGCTCAGGAAGAATTATCCGGCCTTAATACGAAATATGCTCCGACTCATCCATCAATAATTGCTTTAAATTCCAGAATTAGCCAAATTAAATCAGAACTTGCTGATCAAATTAGACAAACTGTTGGCGGTTCTTTAGAAAATGCAGAGGAAATCTTAATTTCTGATCCGGTCAGAACCTCCATGATGGAAAGTTTAGTGTCAAGTGAAGCCACTTATAGAGGTTTATTAGCTCAAAGTGGTGTATTAAGTTCAGCTATAGATACACTTAAAGCAATAAAATCATCTATTCCAAATAAACAGCTTGTTCTATCTCACCTTCTTCAGGAAGAAGCTAATTTAGCTCTTATTGTTAATACTTTAAAGGCAAAACAGCTTGAAACAGGCATTAGAGAATCAGGTATAGTAAGTAATATTAATGTAATTGATAATCCTATAGTGCCATTATATGCGGCATTTCCTGGTAGAACCCAGACAGCTGGTTTATTTGGAATTCTTGGTGCATTGTTAGGGATTGTAAGTGTAATGGTAATGTATCTAACAAAAGATACTTATGATGAAGTTGAGCAAATTGAGGAAGAATTAAAAGCACCAGTCCTTGGGGTAATACCATGGCTTGATAAGCAAACATACAATGAGCCAAATGCTTTGCTGGCTATTGATGATAATGCATCATACTATTCACTTGCATATCAAAGAGTTGTATCCAGTTTAAGAATAAGAGGTTATAATTCAGGCGCAAAATCCTTTGTTTTCAGCTCAACTGAATTCTCTAAATCAAGATCAACCGTACTTATGAATATTGCTTATGGATTAAGCAGAGCAGGTAGATCTGTAATAGTTCTTGATGCAGACTTTAGAACTCCATCAATTCATAAAGAATTCGGTCTAAAACCAAATGAACAGTTTAGTCTTGCTGAATTGTTAACCAGCATAACAAAAGAAGTTAAGGAGACAGGTGAGTTTAATTGGAGATACTTATCTTACTTTATTCATGAATTATCAGAAGCTCCAAATCTCTGTATAATTCCAAATACGGCTAATATATCTGATCCAAATGAATTCCTGTATTCTCCAGCATTTAATATATTAGTTCAAAAACTTAAAGAACAATATGACTGGGTATTAGTGGACACTCCACCTGCTCTGGCCGTATCAGATGCAGTGACGACCAGTTCATATGTTGATGGCGTCATATTAATATCAGGACTTGAAACTACCAAGTCAGCTTTAAGAAAAGTAAATAGATTACTTAATAATTATCATATTCCAATATTTGGTATTGTTGCTCGTGAAGTGCAAAATAGTGAAGCTGTACTGTCTAATGAGTATATAAAACAAATAATTTCTAATATGATGCCGCAAGAAGAAAGTACTCTAGTTAAAAAATAAATTATTAGATTGCGAGTAACGTTGATTTAACAGCGTTACTCGCAATTCTTAAGTGTTAAATCTCACGGGTCTATAGGTGGATTGAAGAAGATAGACTGTTTCAAAAGTGAGATAAATAAAGTGCAAACTTATCAAGGAGTATATAGGAAATGGAAAGCATATCCAGTTTAAGTAAGGTAGAAAAAGTACAGTATAGTTATCTTTTTATAATAGGGTTAATAATTTTATCAGGTTTTGCAACAGCTATTTTAGGTATAAAAGGATTGGTTTTATCAATGTTAGGTTTGATAGGACTTGCTTTGACGCCAATTTTATATGATAAACCCAAACTTTTTTTATTTTTTGCGTTATTTATATATCCATTCACACGTATTTTGCCTTTAGATGATAAGTTTATTATCACAGGAGCGTTATATTCATTATCTTTTCCCTGTGTTTTCTGGATTATAAAAAAGTATTTTAAAACTGTTTCCAATACCTCTTTTTATTTATGGGCAATGGTAATGTATGTAGCTGTTATATTGTTGAACTATTTTAGGCCGGATACCAGTGTTGTTGAATTAGCAAAAACATTTGGTCTAATATTTTTTGCTATTTTCTCAATATTGGCTGTGCATAATTACATAGAAAGAGATCAGGAAAATATTCATAAATTAACCAGGTATTTAAGTTATTTATTTAATGCCATTGCTGTAATTGCCATAGGACAATACGCTACAGGGATTGGTGGAATGGTAAATGAAGGTTTCTACAGGGTTAGAGGAACATTCTATAATTTCAATGAATATGGCTATGCACTATCTTTATTTGTATGTTTTGCTTTATATGTCTTATTGACTTCAAAAAAACATAAATTTTATTGGATATGCACGATAATACTTAATATTATTGCACTTGCAGCTACATTCAGTAAAACATCTATAATTAACACTGCTTTAATTTTCATGATAATGGGCTTATTTTTACCCTGGAAAAGAAAAATACAGTTATTTGTAGCCTCATCAGTCATGAGCACTTTGTTAGCTGTGTTTTTGATTTATACAGGGACTTTAAATGCGTTAATTCTAAGATTTATGGATACAGCCTCTCTTGAATGGCGTTTTGCTATGTGGAGAAACCTGTATAATTTAATTTTACAGGGAAATATATTGTTAGGACAGGGAATAAATGCTTCAAAACATTTTCTTGATAATATTGTGCCTTTAGGAGAATCCAATGCACCCCACAATGTTTACCTTGAAACAGCATACAACTTTGGCTTAATAGGTTTGATTCCTTTTATTATGATTTTTATATTTCTCTTATTTCAAGGGATATCAATTTTTATGGATAAAGGTATTCCGGAAAATCATAATAGGATTATCGGAACATCCATAATTGTAATTACTGTTATAACTATGATTCAGAATTTTGTTAGTAACGCTTATTATGATAGAGCTGCTAATGTAATATTTTGGGTAATTTTAACCCTTTTAGTTTGCTGTTATAAACGTTATAAAAAAGAAAAGTTACAGGTAAATACAGAATGTCAAAATTAATATTATTTCTGTAGGTAATGATTCAAAAAGATCAGGCAAGTTAAAGGGGAAGATTATGCACAGTTTAACAGTTGAAAAAGTAGGTGATAAAGCCAGGCAAAGTGTAAAATGGTCGTTTAGCCTACAGATTATTCAAAAAATAATATTTTTTGCAAGCAGCATAGTTCTTGCAAGAATACTTACTCCTAAGGATTTTGGGATATCAGCTATAGCAATAACATTTGACACGATTATATGGGTTATAACTTCATTTGGA
It contains:
- a CDS encoding 16S rRNA (cytosine(967)-C(5))-methyltransferase; the protein is MDVRQVALKALIKIIEKSNQADEILNFYSGKVIFPSELKNLVSGVVKHKLTLDFFIQNISTKKLKDLSYEVKNALRLAIYELEYLHTPDYAVINSYVELVKQYDKKSGAFVNGVLRNFIRKRSEINFPDAEKNPVYAFSIKYSHPEWMIARWIHNYGIEDTRKICKYNNLAPKLVIRVNTLKISKPKLMDFFIHNNVSFSDDRIVDECMIIHHHNSIKSIPGFEEGYWTVQSESSSLVSIILDPKENESILDLCAAPGGKTTHIAAIMNNKGKITAVDINPKRLEKVKDNCLRLGVKSVNTKAADATQYVSEEKYDKVLVDAPCSNTGVLIKRIDARWRKSPEDIQNLAKLQLEILNNAAKLVKNNGIIVYSTCSIEPEENNQVIEKFLESNKDFKPDKIAPYLSWTVQEDKGYFQILQSRQNIDGFFIARLRKI
- a CDS encoding cysteine--tRNA ligase, whose amino-acid sequence is MKVYNTLSQEVQDFTPINDKQVKMYVCGPTVYDYPHLGHARCYMTWDIVARYLRFKGYDLTYVRNVTDVDDKIINKAKAVGTTPKNIAETYYEEFKDAMHGLNIADPDIEPRATENIQEMIDIINTLVDKGYAYSRNGDVYYRVNKYKKYGRLSKQNIDDLEAGARVETSEKKEDPLDFALWKAVKTEDELGWDSPWGKGRPGWHIECSAMVKRYLGDTIDIHAGGHDLIFPHHENERAQSEAAFDKPFVKYWMHNGFVLVNEEKMSKSLGNYVTIKDILDKYDANTIRLFVLTSNYRMPIEFTDEGLRSAKAGVRRLKNAYNDIKNILGEDKIQEARDLLNIVIDDLAKTDRLPFYNIDTMQHLEEKIPAEFMENIIKVIKDFINAMDDDFNTSKALAVLFDIANSAQRHKDLNNLEICAFCVALLLGLSDILGFNLTKVEEPTAILTNQLMEVILSVRNTARDQKNWEISDKIRDELAQIGITVKDHKDRATTWEFKD